A section of the Mastomys coucha isolate ucsf_1 unplaced genomic scaffold, UCSF_Mcou_1 pScaffold15, whole genome shotgun sequence genome encodes:
- the Tmem74b gene encoding transmembrane protein 74B has product MASPPGLELKTLSNGPQVPRRPASQGPVAPPRMGVENACFFSEEQETHFQNPGDVRLGSSPSPPGGVPPLSRSQRDDLSLHSEEGPGLEPVSRPVDYGFVSALVFLVSGILLVVTAYAIPREARVNPDTVTAREMERLEMYYARLGSHLDKCIIAGLGLLTVGGMLLSVLLMVSLCKGELYRRQTFVPGRGSRKTYGSINLRMRQLTGDGGQVLVENEVVQVSETSYTTHGS; this is encoded by the coding sequence ATGGCATCTCCCCCTGGTCTGGAACTGAAGACATTGAGCAATGGTCCCCAGGTTCCAAGGAGACCGGCCTCACAGGGCCCAGTGGCGCCACCTAGGATGGGTGTGGAGAATGCCTGCTTCTTCTCTGAGGAGCAGGAGACTCATTTCCAGAACCCTGGGGATGTTAGACTGGGTAGCTCCCCCAGTCCCCCTGGAGGTGTCCCTCCACTGTCCCGGTCCCAGCGGGATGATCTTTCTTTGCATTCAGAGGAGGGACCAGGCCTGGAACCTGTGAGCCGCCCAGTGGACTATGGCTTTGTTTCTGCTCTGGTTTTCTTGGTGAGCGGAATCCTCCTGGTGGTGACAGCATATGCCATCCCCCGAGAGGCCCGAGTCAACCCTGACACAGTGACAGCAAGGGAGATGGAACGCCTAGAGATGTACTACGCCCGCTTGGGCTCACATCTGGACAAATGCATCATTGCGGGCCTCGGGCTGCTCACAGTGGGCGGTATGCTCCTGTCTGTGCTGCTCATGGTCTCTCTGTGCAAGGGAGAGCTGTACCGCAGGCAGACCTTTGTCCCCGGCAGGGGATCCAGAAAGACCTACGGCTCCATCAACCTGCGTATGAGGCAGCTCACTGGGGACGGAGGCCAGGTCCTAGTAGAGAACGAGGTTGTCCAAGTGTCAGAGACCAGCTATACCACCCACGGCTCTTAA